The following proteins come from a genomic window of Nitrospirota bacterium:
- a CDS encoding TraR/DksA C4-type zinc finger protein, producing MMPAKKQDALRKMLIEKKREIWNDVKDKLFQQLGKDYRSEIDTVLDEGDKALSDLAEETGLTLVDLRKGTLEKIDHALKKLDEGTYGICEDCGNEISEQRLKALPFAVHCVECKQRREELEEIEKERERFGATPSSEPGEEAI from the coding sequence ATGATGCCAGCTAAAAAGCAAGATGCCCTAAGGAAGATGCTTATAGAGAAGAAGCGGGAGATATGGAATGACGTCAAAGATAAGTTGTTTCAGCAGCTTGGTAAAGACTACAGGAGCGAGATAGATACAGTGCTGGATGAAGGTGACAAGGCATTAAGTGACCTTGCAGAAGAAACAGGACTCACCCTGGTTGATCTTAGAAAAGGTACTCTGGAAAAAATAGACCATGCACTGAAAAAGCTTGATGAAGGGACCTACGGTATTTGTGAGGACTGTGGGAACGAGATAAGCGAACAGAGATTAAAGGCCCTGCCATTTGCAGTCCATTGTGTCGAGTGCAAGCAGAGACGTGAAGAGTTGGAAGAGATCGAGAAGGAGCGGGAGAGGTTCGGCGCAACACCGTCGTCTGAACCCGGAGAAGAGGCAATATAA
- a CDS encoding methionine adenosyltransferase, giving the protein MTDIFVERLSGLSVGERMVEIVERKGLGHPDSICDAIMEQVSLALSAEYMNRFGTILHHNIDKGLLVAGEVERKFGGGRVTEPMRLIFGDRATFKADDSSIPVNDITIATAKQWFRDNLRFVDPDNHVNYQVEIRPASAELQDIFNRGGEVFSANDTSAAVGYAPFTDTETVVLETETYLNSSAFKELFPETGEDVKVMGFRRGKGLTLTIAMPFLDRYITDERVYFDKKRSASAAIEDFVMTKCSNFDKADIFVNTLDKEGRGLGGMYLSVLGTSAEDADSGEVGRGNRVNGIIALNRPAAAEAAAGKNAVSHVGKIYNILTHRMAHTIYESVDGIKEIYVWLASQIGKPVNEPVLASAQVSLEHRASLSTVSKKVTEIIEKELSEIDHFCKELLQGKYPVC; this is encoded by the coding sequence ATGACTGACATTTTTGTAGAACGTCTGAGCGGATTATCAGTGGGAGAGCGGATGGTAGAAATCGTGGAGCGTAAGGGGCTTGGCCACCCGGATAGTATCTGTGATGCCATTATGGAACAGGTCTCCCTGGCGCTCAGCGCGGAATATATGAACCGTTTTGGGACCATATTGCACCACAATATTGATAAGGGCCTCCTGGTAGCCGGAGAAGTCGAGAGAAAATTTGGCGGGGGACGGGTAACAGAACCGATGCGTCTCATATTTGGGGACAGGGCAACATTCAAGGCCGATGACAGCAGTATACCGGTTAATGATATTACGATCGCCACTGCAAAGCAGTGGTTTAGAGACAATCTAAGGTTCGTTGATCCGGACAACCATGTGAATTATCAGGTGGAGATCAGGCCTGCATCTGCTGAACTTCAGGACATATTCAACCGGGGCGGTGAGGTTTTTTCTGCAAATGATACATCTGCAGCAGTTGGCTATGCACCATTCACTGACACTGAGACAGTGGTGCTCGAAACTGAGACTTACCTTAATTCAAGTGCTTTTAAAGAGCTTTTCCCGGAAACCGGGGAGGATGTCAAGGTTATGGGATTCAGGCGCGGCAAGGGGCTTACACTTACCATAGCCATGCCCTTTCTCGACCGATATATAACCGATGAGCGTGTCTATTTTGATAAGAAGCGTTCTGCATCAGCAGCCATAGAAGATTTTGTCATGACAAAATGCAGTAATTTTGACAAGGCGGATATATTTGTTAATACCCTCGACAAAGAAGGCAGGGGACTTGGAGGGATGTATCTGAGCGTCCTTGGTACATCAGCAGAAGACGCTGACTCCGGTGAGGTGGGACGCGGCAACAGGGTAAATGGTATCATTGCCCTGAACAGGCCTGCTGCTGCCGAGGCAGCGGCAGGTAAGAATGCCGTAAGCCATGTCGGAAAGATATATAATATCCTGACTCACAGAATGGCGCATACAATTTATGAGAGCGTAGACGGAATAAAGGAGATCTATGTCTGGCTTGCAAGTCAGATAGGGAAACCTGTAAACGAGCCTGTACTGGCGTCTGCCCAGGTTTCACTGGAACACCGTGCATCACTATCAACTGTCTCGAAGAAGGTTACAGAAATAATTGAAAAGGAACTGTCGGAAATTGATCATTTCTGTAAGGAGCTGCTACAGGGGAAATATCCTGTCTGTTAA